One region of Suncus etruscus isolate mSunEtr1 chromosome 5, mSunEtr1.pri.cur, whole genome shotgun sequence genomic DNA includes:
- the FAM171B gene encoding protein FAM171B: MARLRRRVPCALLLGLAVLLRARPVPAAARAELGRSDLSLIQQQQQRQREAAAAAAAERPDVPGTFANTAATVPAPVSVFMLKVQVNDIISRQYLSQAVVEVFVNYTKTNSAITKNNGAVSIRVPYKLGLSLTIIAYKDGYVMTPLPWKTGRMPIYSSVTLSLFPQSQANIWLFEDTVLITGKLADAKSQPSVQFSKALIKLPDNHHINNVTGYLTVLQQFLKVDNFLYTTGITPNKSGIEGVELNPLAAVCVKIYSGGKELKVDGSIQMSLPLLHTNDISAGDYIPAWTFDMDTGAWVNHGLGMVKEYNNHLIWTYDAPYLGYWIAAPLPGTRVSSTNGDLTDITAYHTVFLTAILGGTIVIVIGFFAILLCYCRDKCGTPQKRERNITKLEVLKRDQTTSTTHINHISSVKVALKTEDKSQLFNAKNSYSPQKKETSNIEAEERVSVVKTRDNFKIYNEDVSFLSVSQSNYSRNPTQSLDPSFGSKQPKHINSNLSPSLSDAPEEKRYLTGNEEVYGRSHIPEQLMHLYSQPIAILQTSDLFSAPEHIHTAKSATLPRKGQLVYGQLMEPVNREIFTQTLPKMPMHPQPPDAREENIPLEGQQSLPSQTSDWSRYSNSLLESVSVPGTLNEAVVMTPFSSELQGISEQTLLELSKGKPSPHPRAWFVSLDGKPVAQVRHSFIDLKRGKRTQSNDTSLDSGVDMNEHHSSRKLEREKTFIKSMHQPKILYLEDLDLSSSESGTTICSPEDPALRHILDGGSAAILEHPGEESPGRKSNVEDFETNISPTRKRSRPPLAKRDSKTNIWKKREERPLIPLN; the protein is encoded by the exons TGTCTGTTTTTATGCTGAAGGTTCAGGTGAATGACATCATCAGCCGTCAATACCTGAGTCAAGCAGTTGTGGAAGTATTTGTGAACTATACAAAGACAAATTCTgcaataactaaaaataatggtGCAGTGTCGATAAGAGTACCCTATAAGTTAGGACTCAGTTTAACAATTATTGCATACAAGGATGGCTACGTAATGACACCCCTGCCCTGGAAGACTGGAAGAATGCCAA TATATTCATCAGTGACACTTTCACTGTTCCCACAAAGCCAAGCAAATATATGGCTCTTTGAAGACACAGTTTTAATTACTGGAAAATTAGCTG ATGCCAAATCTCAACCAAGTGTTCAGTTTTCAAAAGCCTTAATTAAACTGCCAGACAACCATCACATCAACAATGTCACAGGCTACCTTACTGTTCTACAGCAGTTTTTGAAAGTGGACAATTTTCTTTATACAACTGGAATTACTCCCAATAAATCAG GTATTGAAGGTGTTGAGTTGAATCCTCTTGCTGCAGTATGTGTCAAAATATATTCTGGAGGAAAAGAATTAAAGGTGGATGGCTCCATTCAAATGTCCCTCCCCCTTCTCCATACAAATGATATAAGTGCAGGGGACTACATACCTGCCTGGACATTTGATATGGACACAG gTGCTTGGGTAAATCATGGCCTGGGAATGGTAAAAGAATATAATAATCATTTAATTTGGACATATGATGCTCCATATTTGGGCTACTGGATAGCAGCTCCACTCCCAGGAACTAGAG TTTCAAGTACAAATGGAGATTTAACGGATATAACAGCCTACCACACAGTGTTCCTTACAGCCATATTAGGAGGAACCATAGTCATTGTCATTGGATTTTTTGCCATTCTTCTTTGTTATTGCAG GGATAAATGTGGTACTccacagaaaagagaaagaaatatcacTAAACTTGAGGTCCTGAAGAGAGATCAAACCACATCCACAACACATATAAATCACATCAGTTCAGTTAAAGTTGCATTAAAAACTGAGGATAAGTCACAGTTATTCAATGCCAAAAACTCGTATAGCCCTCAAAAAAAGGAAACGTCAAATATAGAAGCAGAAGAAAGAGTGTCCGTAGTGAAAACTCGGGacaattttaaaatctataatgAAGATGTTTCATTTCTCTCAGTCAGTCAAAGTAATTACTCAAGAAACCCAACACAGTCTCTGGACCCCAGCTTCGGATCTAAGCAGCCTAAACACATTAATAGCAATCTGTCTCCATCCTTAAGTGATGCTCCAGAGGAAAAGCGGTATCTCACAGGTAATGAGGAGGTATATGGGCGTTCCCACATTCCAGAGCAGCTCATGCATCTCTATAGCCAGCCCATTGCCATCCTTCAAACCTCTGACCTTTTCTCCGCCCCTGAGCACATACATACCGCTAAGTCAGCTACTTTGCCAAGAAAGGGACAGTTAGTCTATGGCCAGTTGATGGAACCAGTAAACAGAGAGATCTTTACCCAGACATTGCCCAAAATGCCAATGCATCCTCAGCCCCCAGATGCCAGGGAAGAAAACATCCCACTTGAAGGTCAGCAGAGCTTGCCATCCCAAACTTCAGATTGGAGCCGGTATTCGAACAGCTTACTAGAATCTGTCTCTGTTCCAGGAACATTAAATGAAGCTGTCGTAATGACCCCCTTTTCGTCCGAACTTCaaggaatttctgagcagactctGCTGGAACTGTCCAAAGGAAAACCCTCCCCACATCCCAGAGCCTGGTTTGTGTCTCTCGATGGGAAGCCAGTTGCTCAAGTGAGACATTCCTTTATAGACCTGAAAAGGGGCAAGAGAACCCAGAGTAATGACACGAGCCTAGACTCGGGGGTTGACATGAATGAACATCACTCGAGTAGGAAACTCGAGAGGGAGAAGACTTTCATCAAGAGCATGCATCAGCCCAAGATCCTTTACTTGGAAGACTTAGATCTCAGTAGCAGTGAGAGTGGCACCACCATCTGCTCCCCTGAGGACCCTGCCTTAAGGCACATCCTCGATGGAGGGAGTGCAGCCATCCTAGAGCATCCTGGGGAAGAGTCCCCTGGAAGAAAGAGCAATGTTGAAGATTTTGAAACCAATATATCCCCCACGAGAAAACGGAGCCGACCACCACTGGCCAAAAGAGATAGCAAGACGAATAtctggaagaagagggaggaacgCCCACTGATCCCCCTAAATTAA